Proteins found in one uncultured Desulfuromonas sp. genomic segment:
- the murA gene encoding UDP-N-acetylglucosamine 1-carboxyvinyltransferase produces MKKIVIHGGRRLQGTVEVSGAKNAALPLLCATLLCPGEHRLGNVPNLRDIQTVVKLLETLGATAVFEHGQVRVNADRVVNVEAPYDLVKTMRASVLVLGPLVARLGQARVSLPGGCAIGARPIDLHLKGLKAMGAEITLDHGYVEARAEKLRGATIYFDTPTVGGTENLMMAAALAEGVTVLENAACEPEIVDLANALNAMGGCVRGAGTDTVTIEGVDSLRPMDHQVMMDRIEAGTFMVAAAMTRGDVLLSNADADCLDAVISKLREAGAEVILGDDGIRVRGPEEIQPLQIKTRPHPGFPTDMQAQFMAMLTLAKGTSVIAENVFENRFMHVCELQRLGSKIRIDGKQAMVEGVEQLLGAPVMATDLRASASLVLAGLAADNTTEVSRIYHLDRGYERLEEKLLALGADIRRVAEDA; encoded by the coding sequence GTGAAAAAGATTGTCATCCACGGCGGACGCCGTCTGCAGGGAACCGTTGAAGTGAGCGGGGCGAAAAACGCCGCGCTGCCGTTGTTGTGTGCGACCCTGTTGTGTCCCGGTGAGCACCGCCTCGGCAATGTACCCAACCTGCGCGACATCCAAACGGTTGTGAAACTGCTGGAAACCCTTGGTGCAACGGCCGTGTTTGAACATGGCCAGGTGCGCGTCAATGCCGATCGCGTGGTTAATGTCGAAGCACCCTACGATCTGGTTAAAACCATGCGTGCCTCGGTGCTGGTGCTCGGTCCGCTGGTCGCCCGGCTTGGCCAGGCGAGGGTCAGTCTGCCCGGCGGTTGTGCCATTGGTGCCCGCCCCATCGACCTGCATCTTAAAGGGCTTAAGGCCATGGGTGCCGAAATTACGTTGGATCACGGCTATGTTGAGGCGCGGGCCGAAAAATTACGTGGTGCGACCATCTATTTTGATACTCCGACGGTGGGCGGCACTGAGAATTTGATGATGGCGGCAGCCCTTGCCGAAGGCGTCACCGTGCTCGAAAACGCCGCCTGCGAGCCGGAGATTGTTGATCTGGCCAATGCGCTCAATGCCATGGGTGGCTGTGTGCGTGGGGCCGGCACCGACACGGTGACCATTGAAGGGGTGGACAGCCTACGGCCCATGGATCATCAGGTGATGATGGATCGCATCGAGGCCGGAACTTTTATGGTTGCCGCGGCCATGACACGTGGCGATGTGCTGCTCAGTAACGCCGATGCCGACTGTCTTGATGCGGTGATTAGCAAGTTACGTGAAGCCGGTGCCGAAGTGATTCTCGGTGATGACGGCATTCGCGTACGCGGGCCGGAAGAGATCCAGCCATTGCAGATCAAGACCCGGCCGCATCCCGGTTTCCCGACGGATATGCAGGCCCAGTTTATGGCCATGCTGACTCTGGCCAAAGGGACCAGCGTTATTGCCGAGAACGTGTTTGAGAACCGTTTTATGCACGTGTGTGAATTGCAGCGGCTCGGTTCGAAAATCCGTATTGACGGCAAGCAGGCCATGGTTGAAGGGGTCGAACAATTGCTTGGTGCGCCGGTGATGGCCACGGATCTGCGTGCCAGTGCCTCACTGGTGCTGGCCGGACTGGCTGCGGACAATACCACGGAAGTGTCGCGGATTTATCATCTGGACCGCGGCTATGAACGATTGGAAGAGAAACTGCTGGCCTTAGGTGCCGATATCCGCCGCGTGGCGGAGGACGCCTGA
- the hisG gene encoding ATP phosphoribosyltransferase, producing MSDYITFALPKGRIMEDSMELFAKIGISCPEMKEKNRKLVFENKQDKLRFMAVRATDVPTYVEYGCADIGVVGKDTLLEQDKDLYEPLDLNFGYCRLVVAEPKALSEQDDPASWSNIRVATKYPKVTERYFAGKGVQVELIKLYGSIELAPLVGLSERIVDLVSTGATLRDNGMVEVETIAEITTRLIVNRASMKTKHERIRQIIDGLEKVIADTPKISQ from the coding sequence ATGAGTGATTACATCACCTTTGCCCTGCCCAAGGGGCGCATCATGGAAGATTCCATGGAGCTGTTCGCCAAGATCGGCATCAGCTGCCCGGAAATGAAAGAAAAAAACCGCAAACTGGTTTTTGAAAATAAACAGGATAAACTGCGTTTCATGGCGGTTCGCGCCACCGACGTACCCACCTATGTTGAGTACGGTTGTGCCGATATTGGTGTGGTTGGCAAGGACACCCTGCTTGAGCAGGATAAGGATCTCTACGAGCCGCTCGATCTGAATTTCGGCTATTGCCGCCTGGTGGTGGCTGAACCCAAGGCGCTGAGTGAGCAGGATGACCCGGCCAGCTGGTCGAACATCCGTGTTGCCACCAAATACCCCAAGGTCACCGAGCGTTATTTTGCCGGTAAAGGAGTGCAGGTGGAACTGATCAAGCTCTACGGTTCCATTGAGCTGGCACCGCTGGTCGGTTTGTCGGAGCGGATTGTCGACCTGGTGTCCACCGGCGCGACGCTGCGCGACAACGGTATGGTCGAGGTGGAAACCATTGCCGAAATCACGACGCGGTTGATTGTTAATCGCGCCAGTATGAAAACCAAACACGAACGGATTCGCCAGATTATTGATGGCCTGGAAAAGGTCATTGCCGATACACCGAAAATTTCTCAATAG
- the hisD gene encoding histidinol dehydrogenase, whose translation MIKLLRFDDPDFAESFAHIENRAEEIPADIDTTVRAIIDDVQQRGDAALQDYTQRFDRLDLSAQGMEVSAEEIATAMAQVNENDLKALKLAAERIGVYHRRQKQETWLSTDESDILLGQMICPLDRVGIYVPGGKAAYPSSVLMNAIPAKVAGVPEVIMVVPMPNGEANPHVLAAAHIAGVDRIFRVGGAQAVAALAYGTETIPRVDKITGPGNIYVATAKKMVFGQVDIDMIAGPSEILVVNDGSGCARHIAADLLSQAEHDELASAVLVTSCDTMAKEVAAEVEKQLALLPRNAIARSSIDEYGAIIVADDLDQVLEFCNRIATEHLELAVDNPFDLLPKVRHAGAIFMGHHTPEALGDYLAGPNHTLPTGGTARFFSPLSLDDFVKKSSLICCSPAGLKRLGPQTVQIAQLEGLDAHARSVSHRLDDDA comes from the coding sequence ATGATCAAGCTGCTCCGTTTTGACGATCCTGATTTTGCCGAATCGTTTGCCCACATCGAAAATCGCGCCGAGGAGATCCCGGCGGATATTGATACCACGGTGCGGGCGATTATTGATGACGTACAGCAACGCGGTGATGCGGCGTTGCAAGACTACACCCAACGTTTCGACCGTCTCGACCTGAGTGCCCAAGGTATGGAAGTGTCGGCCGAAGAGATTGCCACGGCCATGGCTCAGGTGAATGAAAATGACCTCAAGGCCCTGAAACTGGCAGCTGAACGGATCGGTGTCTATCACCGTCGGCAGAAACAGGAAACCTGGCTGTCCACCGATGAGAGCGATATTTTGCTCGGCCAGATGATCTGCCCGTTGGATCGGGTCGGCATCTATGTTCCCGGAGGTAAGGCCGCTTATCCGTCGTCGGTGCTGATGAACGCCATCCCCGCCAAAGTGGCCGGTGTGCCGGAAGTGATCATGGTGGTGCCGATGCCCAATGGCGAGGCCAATCCCCATGTATTGGCTGCTGCGCATATTGCCGGAGTGGATCGTATTTTCCGCGTTGGCGGCGCGCAGGCCGTGGCCGCATTGGCCTACGGCACCGAGACCATTCCACGGGTGGATAAAATTACCGGACCCGGCAACATCTACGTGGCCACAGCCAAGAAGATGGTGTTTGGTCAGGTCGATATTGACATGATCGCCGGTCCCAGCGAGATTCTGGTGGTTAACGACGGCAGCGGCTGTGCCCGCCACATTGCCGCTGACCTGCTGTCGCAGGCCGAGCACGATGAGCTGGCGTCCGCCGTGCTGGTCACCAGCTGCGACACCATGGCCAAAGAGGTTGCCGCCGAGGTGGAAAAACAGCTGGCCCTGTTGCCGCGTAATGCCATTGCCCGCTCATCCATTGATGAGTACGGCGCCATCATTGTCGCCGACGATCTCGATCAGGTGCTGGAGTTCTGCAACCGCATTGCCACCGAGCACTTGGAACTGGCTGTCGATAACCCCTTCGACCTGTTGCCGAAGGTGCGCCATGCCGGAGCGATTTTCATGGGCCACCATACCCCGGAAGCGCTCGGCGATTATCTGGCCGGTCCGAACCACACCCTGCCCACCGGTGGCACGGCGCGGTTCTTCTCGCCGTTATCGCTGGATGATTTCGTCAAAAAGTCGAGCTTGATCTGCTGTTCACCGGCCGGATTGAAGCGCCTCGGCCCGCAGACGGTGCAGATCGCCCAACTCGAAGGGTTGGATGCCCATGCCCGTTCGGTCAGCCACCGGCTGGACGACGACGCGTAA
- a CDS encoding imidazoleglycerol-phosphate dehydratase, which yields MSRTACIERRTAETTIDLKLDLDGSGQGEISTSVPFLDHMLILLKGHGFFDLTIEAQGDVEIDDHHTVEDMGICLGEAFKQALGDKKGIRRYGRFTMPMHETLASVILDFSGRPHLVFNVDMPRPRSVSLIPSWWRSFLSRSVTMPG from the coding sequence ATGTCACGAACTGCTTGCATTGAACGCCGCACGGCTGAAACCACCATTGACCTGAAGCTCGATCTGGACGGCAGCGGCCAGGGCGAAATCAGCACCTCGGTGCCGTTTCTCGACCACATGCTGATCCTGCTTAAAGGCCATGGATTCTTTGACCTGACCATTGAGGCGCAGGGCGATGTCGAGATTGACGACCATCACACGGTGGAAGATATGGGCATCTGCCTCGGCGAGGCGTTCAAACAGGCGTTGGGCGACAAAAAAGGCATCCGCCGTTACGGCCGTTTCACCATGCCGATGCATGAAACACTGGCGTCGGTGATTCTCGATTTTTCCGGCCGTCCACATCTGGTGTTCAACGTCGATATGCCAAGGCCAAGGTCGGTCAGTTTGATACCGAGCTGGTGGAGGAGTTTTTTGTCGCGTTCTGTAACCATGCCGGGGTGA